A stretch of DNA from Desulfonatronovibrio magnus:
GCATATTTTTAACTTTGGGAATCACCAGACCAATATTCCAGGGTGTTGAGTTTGCCAAGGCCATGGCTGATGGTGATTTGTCCAAAAAGCTGGATATTAATCAGAAGGATGAAGTCGGCCAGCTTGCTGCAGCACTAAATGAAATGGTGGAAAGTTTAAGCAGCAGGTTTAAGGACATTAACAGTGGAGTAGGCACACTGGCTTCATCATCTACTGAACTTAACTCCATTGCCGATGATATGGCCACCAGATCTGATCAGACAGCTGGCAAATCCAGTACAGTTGCTACGGCTGCTGAGGAAATGAGCTCCAATATGAGTTCTGTGGCTGCGGCCATGGAGCAGGCAGCTACAAACGTTAATACTGTTGCCACTGCTTCTGAGGAAATGAGCGCGACTATTTCAGAAATTGCACAAAATTCTGAAAAGGCTAAAGAAATAACCAGTAATGCTGTTACCAAGGCAAAAGAAAGCTCTGAAAGAGTGGATGATCTCGGCAGGGCAGCAAGTGAAATCAGTAAAGTCACTGAAACCATTATGGCCATTTCATCTCAGACCAATCTCTTAGCACTTAATGCCACCATTGAGGCGGCAAGAGCAGGTGAGGCGGGCAAAGGATTTGCTGTTGTTGCCAATGAGATTAAAGAGCTTGCCCAGCAGACTGCCAAAGCAACTGACGAGATTAAGGAAAAGATTGATGGCATTCAGGAAGCTACTGGTATGACCGTTACTGAAATTCAGGAAATCAGTCAGATCATTAATGATATTGACTCAATAATTGCCACTATAGCCGCGGCAGTGGAAGAACAAAGTGTAACCACAAGGGATATTGCTGAAAATGTTGGTCAGGCAGCCACAGGAATCCAGGAAGTTAATGAAAATGTGGCTCAAAGCTCCACAGTGGCCCAGGAAGTTGCCCAGGATATAACAGAGGTAAGCTCCAATGCCACAGAGATGAGTAATTCCAGCGCTCAGGTAAGGCAAAGCTCTGATGAACTTTCACGCCTTGCTGAAAAGCTCAAGGAGCTCATGGCTAAGTTCAGACTGTAAAGTATTTGATTTTCGATAATAAAGATTAAATTAAGTTTATATAATGGTCGTCGGGGAAGGGCTCTTTGGCCGCTGAGATTGTCAGGCTCTTGCAAATTTTTGCACGGCAAGAGTTCCTTTCCCAGGCTTTTCACAAACAGTGATAGACACTTACCATAGACTTTATTTCTTCCAACCCGGAACAAAAAATCAGCAACTTTGAACTCTCAAGCTATACTGATATAAGGCGCTCTATATTTGAGCGCCTTTTTTTTCAATTGGGTACCCGGACCTGTTTCATGCAGGCCCGGTTTGAATTCAAGGAGAAGATTATGCCCATAGCAGGCAAGGATAACCGCAGGCACAAACGTCGCTCTCTTTATTATTATTTGCAGGTATTAGATCAAAGCTCCAAAGCGGAAATCGGACGTCTGGTCGATATTCATGTGGCAGGGCTTTTACTCATCAGCAAAACAAAATATGAGCAGGACATTGCTTTTGATTTGCATATTCCCATAGAAGAAGATGCTGTCAGCAGCACTCCACGTGACCTGAAACTCAAGGCTACAGTATGCTGGTCCAATCAGGATATCAATCCTGCCTACTATGTTACAGGCATGCAGTTTGTTGATGTGACTACGGAACAGGAAGATATCATTGAAGAGCTGATCAGAACTATTGGGTTTAAACGTTAGCACTGCAGCGACATTTATGCATTGTGCCCTGGGACTGACTCTTATACTGCTGAGAATCTCAATCTGCTAATCTTTCAAGGCCAGGAGTGCACTTAAATGATAGAAGAACAGGAAACAACCGGCATTGCCATTGAGATTTTGGTAATTATCCTGCTCGTTGCCATTAATGGCGTTCTGGCCATGTCTGAGATCGCTCTGGTCAAATCTCGGAAAATTCGTCTTAAAGAATTGCTCAAGAAAGGTAAGAGAGGGGCAAAGTATGCCTTGCATCTTGTGAGAAATCCTAATAGGTTTCTTTCCACAATTCAGATTGGCATTTCGCTGATGGGAATTTTGAGCGGAGTTTATGGGGGTGCGGTTATTGCCTCCCAGCTTGAACACCTCATCAAAGACATCCCATATATTTCAGACTACTCCTCAACAGTCAGTTATGTGCTGGTGGTGGCAACTATCACTTACCTGCTTCTTGTGCTTGGAGAATTGATCCCAAAGCGAATTGCCATGCTTAATCCTGAGAAAATTTCATCTGTTATAGCCATTCCCATGGTATACCTGTCCAAACTGGCAGCACCTGCAGTCTTTATTTTAAGCATTTCTACTAATGGTCTTTTGCGCATATTCAGGATTAAACGCCATGAAGAAGAGCCTCCTTCTGAAGATGAGATTAAACATATGTTTCGTCAAGGTGCCAGGAGCGGCACTTTTGAACCTGATGAAGTCAATATGGTGGAAAGGGTTCTCAAGCTGGATGATCAGACAGTGGGCAGCCTCATGACAAGGCTTGAGGACATGGTCAAGCTCATGGATGGAGAGTCTTTTGATGATATTATGAACAAGGTCAGAGTTACAGGGCATACCTGTTATCCTGTTTTGAAAAAGGGAGATGAGGAAATCCTTGGAACTATTCATGCCAAGGATCTTTTATCTGCCGGTTGTGGAGATCGCCCCAGCATTAAAGATTTTGTAAAGCCTGCAGTTTATGTTCAGCGTGGCATGAATGTATTAGATATGATGGACCAATTCAAAAAATCCAGGGAGCATATGATCCTGGTTAATGATAAGGATGGTCATGTTGTTGGGCTGGTAACTATCAATGATGTTTTGCAGGCAATAACCGGACAGTTGCCGTCACCAAAATGGCCCCAGGAACCCTGGATTATTCACAGGAAAGATGGATCCATGCTGCTTGATGGACGACTTGGCCTTGATGAACTGAAAGAGGTGCTGGATATGTCTGAAAATGCACAGGAAGACCCTTTTAATGTTAGAGAAGACTATGACACACTGGCTGGCCTGGTTATGAGTATGATGAGCAAAGTCCCCATCAGTGGCGATAAGTTTGAACTTGGGGGTTACAGCTTTGAAGTCGTTGATATGGATGGCTTGCAGGTTGACAAGGTTCTGGTCAAGGTGCTGCCCGATGTTGAGGATTCCGGGCAGGACCGTGACGTAGAATAATGAGATTTTCAGCCTGGCTTAAGAAACGCGTAATGCACCCCGCTTAATGCTCCCTCAGAGAAGAGACCAAAGACGGTTTTGCCGACTTGATATTTGTGCTAAGAGTGCAAGGCATCCAGAGCTGGCAGAACTTTTTTGGGAAATTCAAAACGCACTGTTTTGAGCGGATCCACTACCTGACAGAAACGCAGGTCACCGGCCATACTCATAAGCATGGCTGCATGATTTTCACTGATTTGCAGGAACCTGGTTAAAAACATGACCATATTATTGACAGCCCCGGTAACGGCTTCATCAGCTGTTTTGGCTGAATACACAGTGGCCACCATGTCCTGTGTTTCCAGAAAAGGGGTGGGCAGACCTTTTAATCTGGGATATACGGATGTTTTGAGCAGTACTTCTCCAGATGTTTCAGCTCCGGACACGCCAATTTCACCATCACCTTGTGCGGCATGCAGATCTCCGCATCCCATTAAAGCGCCCTCCACCTCAACTTCAAAATAGACCCTGCAACCTTTGGTTATTACCTTGCAGTCCATATTGCCGCCGTGTTTTTCAGGTGTTCCGTTGGGGATTTCCCTTTCCCTCGGTGCTACACCAATGACTCCTACCATGGGGTTGACCGGAATTTCCGCCATTCCTCTGAAGTCCAGCACATTGTCTTTATGCTGCAGGATCACAGTCTCCATGGATGAGATGAGACTGCCAGGCACTCCCTCACCTGGGGCAACAACAACCCTGGAGTCTTTCCCTATGGTTATGTTCAATATATCTATGCCGAGAATATCTCCTGGCTTTGCTCCATTGATATAAACCGGTCCTGTGGCAGGATTTACATTATCCCAGTCTAATCGGTCCAGAAGGTCATCCTGGTTTTTGATCTGACCTGAAAAGCAATCAAGGGTTTCCAGAGTGAATTCCTGCCCCTGATCCACCCGCATAGCTGGTTCAAGTTTGGCAGAGAATGCATAAAAAAGGTGTTGGGAACTGAGTTTCTGGGTCATGGTAAAACTCCTTACGAGTAACTGGAATCGTATTGCAAATAAAATCAAATACTTACGAAATTCAGTATATTTGCTCTTGTTCCCAGGCTCCAGCCTGGGAACACCTATTTTTTTGTGGCTCCAGCCACATTTTGAAGAAGCGGCTGGAGCCGCAAGAGTAAGACGTCCCCAGGCTGGAGCCTGGGCACGAGGTGTATGAGTTACTCACACGTTCGGTCCCGGGCCGCCCTGGTGAGGCGCTTACAAGTAACTACAATCGTTTTGATAATAAAATCAGACGGTTATAATTTTCATATTTTGATGATTTTCGCTTTGATTAATGCACATTTGCCAGAAAAGTTCCGTCAAAGATGAGAACTTTGCGCTTGGCACAGGGACTGTCCCTCGCTGTGTAAATTTTATCATTAAAGCAAATTTCCTCCAGGAACAAATGCAGCATCAATCTTTTTTATAGTACCTCGCGGGGACTGTCCCAATTTCCAGATATGGGACTGTTCTTCAAGGTGGAGGCGGCTTCCAGCCGCCTGGAATTAAATTGCCTGCAGGATGCAGGCTCCACTTTAAAGACAGTTACTCACACGTTCGGTCCCGGGCCGCCTGGGTGAGACGTTTACAGGGCCTTTTCAATTCTTTCCATAGCTTTTTCAACATTTTCCAGAGAATTGAAAGCACTGATGCGTATGTATCCCTTGCCGCAAAGTCCAAAGCCATCACCTGGAGTGCACACTATTCCAGCCTTATTGAGAAGATCATCAAAAAAGCTCCAGGAATCTTTTTTACCGTCAATCCAGATGTAAGGAGAATTTTCACCGCCTGTGCACTCAAAGCCGAGTTTTTGCATTTTTTCCTTAATGATTCCTGCATTGGTTAAATAGTAATCAATACTGGAACGTACCTGTTTCTGGCCCTCATCACTATAAACTGCCTCGGCAGCCTTTTGAACAGGATAGGAAACACCGTTAAATTTTGTTGATTGCCTGCGGTTCCACAGGGCATGCAATTCAACCTCCTGCCCCTGAGCATTGTAGCCTCTGCATTTTTTGGGAACAACAGTAAAAGCGCACCTTGTGCCGGTGAAGCCTGCTGTTTTGGAAAAGCTGCGAAATTCTATGGCTACTTCATCTGCACCATCTATTTCGTAAATTGATTTTGGCAGCTCAGGATCACGGATAAAAGCTTCATACGCTGCGTCAAAGAGAATAAGAGCCTTATTGTCTTTGGCGAATGCAACCCACTTTGCCAGTTCGTCCTTAGTGATTGTGGCTCCAGTGGGATTATTGGGGTAGCAGAGGTAAATCAGGTCAACAGGAGATTGAGGCAGATCAGGGATGAAATTGTTATCTCTGGTGGACTCAAGATAAACAAGTTTCTGATAACGTCCATTAGAGAAAGTACCGGTCCTGCCGGCCATGACATTGGTATCTACATATACCGGATAAACCGGGTCAGGCACTGCCACCACAACATTTGTATCAAAGATCTCCTGGATATTGCCTGTGTCACATTTTGCGCCGTCACTGATGAATAACTCGTCAGAGTCAATCCTGGCTCCTCTTGACTGGTAGTCATTTTGGGCAATGATCTCACGCAAAAATCCATAACCCTGCTCCGGACCATATCCCTTAAAACTTTCAGATACGCCCATTTCATCAACAGCCTTGTGCATGGCTTTGAGGCAGGCCAGGGGCAGGGGAAGGGTCACATCGCCAATCCCCAGTTTGATGATCTCCTTGTCCGGGTTGTCTTTTTGAAATCTGTCAATGCGTTTGGCTATATCTGCGAAAAGATATGATGATTTCAGCTTGAGGTAATGCTCGTTAATTTTGATCATAAAGTAATACTCCTGAAGATGTTATCGATTAAGTAGTTTTCATTCTGAAACGGCTCTTTTCCCTTCTATCGGCGTCAACCTGCACAATTATTCGTCCACGTATTAAGATACGCCTCCTCATAATTGATTGATTTCTTTGCCAAAAAAAAATCCTCGTTTCCGCAAAGAAAACCAATAGTTTCAACATCCGGAAACAAAGACTTTGCGGATGGAAACTAAGTATCAGTAAATTTGAAAGTTCAAAGTCTATTGGTAAACATTTATTGAAAAAAGGCCTGAACTGTTACCAGCCATTAAAACCTTAAGTAGATAAAATATTCGGACTAAGCTGTCAAATCGGTGTTGCTATATTTTTGCATGAGGTGTATTTGGCTCAGCTTTTGGATTGATGGCTTCTGAGTAGCTTCAATCGCATATTTAATAAATTGGGAGCATTACGGTTTTACCATACAGATTGCTTCGGTCGCTCAGGCTCCCTCGTGGGTGACAGGTTTTCAGCAACCACATCCCTGACAGCTCAGGTGTCATTGCGAGCGAGTCTTCGAGCGCGGCAATCCTTGTTGCGAGCGAAGCGAAGCAATCTCGCGCTAAGGCTGATTTTTTAGTTACTTCAAGGTTCAGTCCCGGTCCCCCCGGGTGAGGCGCTTACAAGTATCTATAATAGTAGAGGTGAGTCAGTGAAGAAAAACTATATGCCTGGTACTCTTAAAGCAGACATGCTCCTGCTTTTAACCGCCTTGATCTGGGGGGTGGCCTTTGTAGCACAAAGGGCAGGCATGGAACATATGGGACCGTTTATCTTCAATGCCGTTCGTTTCGGCCTGGGCGCCCTGACTCTGCTGCCTGTTATCTACTTCAGGAAAAAAAAAGGAATCATTGATCATGCCTTACAAGATCAGGGTAACGGTTTTCTAATAAAAGCTGGTATAGTTACCGGTCTTTTGCTTTTTGCAGGCAGCAGTCTTCAACAGGTTGGCATAGTTTATACTACTGCAGGTAAAGCAGGTTTTATTACAGGGCTTTATGTTGTGCTGGTTCCCATTCTGGGTCTGTTTTGGGGGCAGCGCCCGGGCTTGGGGGTTTGGGCAGGTGCGGCAATGGCTGTAACTGGATTGTATCTGTTAAGTGTAACAGACACTTTGAGGATAGAGCAGGGAGATTTTCTGGTTCTGCTTTGTGCTGTAGCTTTTGCCTTTCATGTGCTGGCCATTGGTCTGTTTGTAAGCAGGGTGGACTGTGTAAAGCTGGCCGCCCTTCAGTTTCTGATAACTGCAGTTCTCAGTCTCATGACTGCCCTGGTTTTTGAAGAAATTGTTCTCAGATCACTATGGGAAGGTATCATACCGATTCTATATGGTGGAGTTATGTCTGCCGGCGTTGCATATACATTGCAGATTGTCGCGCAGCGCCAGGCACCACCTGGACATGCAGCCATTCTTCTCAGTCTGGAATCGGTTTTCGCTGTTGTCGCAGGCTGGCTCATATTGAGTGAGGTGCTTGGTTCTCGAGAGATTGCCGGATGCATGTTGATGCTTGGCGGTATGCTTGCAGCCCAGTTGTATTCGTTTAAAAGCGTTGAATAAGTTTTTCAAGACATGACCAACAAGGTTGACAAAAGGGTAAAGCATATTTATGTTGTTTTTTTCAAATAAGGAGGATATATATTAATGTTTGATTTAACTGATTCTGCAAAAGGCCAATTGGATAAGTATTTTGAAACCCAGGATAAGTCGCCCATAAGGGTGTATATGGCGGCTGGCTGAGGCGGACCGCGCCTGGCACTTGCTCTGGATGAGCAAAAAGATAATGATAATGCCTTTGATGTAAAAGGTTTTCAGTTCCTGGTGGACAAAAATCTTATGGATACAGTTGCACCTATTCAGGTGGATCTGACTGAAGCTGGTTTTGTTATTAATTCCAGCCTGAAAATAGATCCCAGCGGATGTTCTTCCTGTACTTCCTGCTAAATAGTTGTTTGACTCATCTGTCAGTCCATTTACTTTCAGCATGGGAGCAGCTTTTAAGACAACTGCTGGTATCCCAGGTTTATATTGAATGGCACAAACATTTGTTTGAGAGCTGTTAACAGTATAGCCTTCTGTCACTGGCTTATTTTAGAGCCAACTCACTGTAAGCTTTGACTGTTCAGCCGGCAAACTCACATCTTGAAACGGTCATGTTTAGAACGTGGCCGTTTTTCTTGGTTTAAATACCTTCAGTTGTTACAGAATTTTTTTGAAATTAATTTTACGAGGTTACTAAGATGAAATGTATTACCATCAAAAAAGGCGTTGATTGTGCCTTCATGTCTTCTAATGGATGTTCCTATGATGGCGGAGAATGCTATCCCATAGTAGAAAAGTGTGAAGGATGCCAGAGGGTTAGAGAATTTGAAGGCAAAATTTACTGCAACAGTTATCCTGATCCGGCAGCCAAATGGGATCACGGGGCCTGTAATTTTGCCACTCATATTCAAGCTACTGTGGACAAGTCAGGACAGGTCAAGATTAACCCCCTCAAAGCATCCAAGAGAGCAGCAAGAGGACGTTAGTTCCAAGTTTCAAGTGACGGTGCCCCGTAGTTATTTTTTTCGAATTTTTATCAGCCTGTCTGTTTTTCAAAAATAATAACTGCGGGGTGATCCTGCCCCATGTTCGGCTGATTTGATGTTTGAATTTGGCAAAAGTGCCTGTGCCCGGTGGCCGAAACAATAATTTACACAAAATGTCGCTGAATTGCTAATGCGGGCTGTAGCCGCAACCCAAAAAAAAGAGATTTTAACCGCCCGTTCGCCCCTGTTGAATGGCTGCGCCTACACTTCGTGTATTCAACTGGGTAAAAAGACTCACTCAAGACGCCCAGTTAAACCCTGCTGCGCAGGAACGCTTTCAGCGTTGTTTAACCGGGCAGGCAAAGGGCGCAAAGGAAGAAAGAATTTTTTTCATTTGCCGAGGAACCCAGTTAAACCCGTCTGCGACGGAGACTACGTCTGTTTAACAAGGCAGGCGGCAAATGAAAAGCCAGCCTTTTTGAAAACCTATGTTCGGTTTTCAAAAAAACATCTTCTTTATTGTCTTTAACTTTGAGTCCTTCGCGTCTTTGCGGTTCAAAGTTTCTTGTTTTTTATGACAGGGTTTCAGGAATAAGTTACTAATATTTTAAAAAAGTCATAGAGCTGAAAATGAGCCGTATATCCGAATACCTTAAAGACCAGGAAAATGTTGTTATTGATTTGCAGAAAGCTCTTGTTGCAATACCTGCCTTAGGCCCTGACAACAATGGGGATGGTGAGAAGCAGAAAGCTGACTTTTTGATTGATTATTTTAAAAAAATGGGAATTAACGATATTATTGAGGTCAACTCTCCTGACTCCAGGGTGTCTGGAGGATATCGCCCTAACGTTGTAGTTAAGATTCCTGGCAAGAACACCAGCAGAACCCTGTGGATTATATCCCACACTGATATTGTACCGCCTGGAGACTTGAGTCTTTGGGAGAGTGATCCTTATGAACTCAAGGTTGACGGGCAATTAATTTATGGTCGTGGGGTAGAGGACAATCACCAGGGCCTGGTTTCTTCTATATTAACTGTCAGAGCCTTTATTGAGCTGGACATCACACCTGAAATCAATCTTGGTCTTATTATGGTTGCAGATGAAGAGACTGGGAATAAACATGGTTTGCCACATGTTCTGGAGCAGAGGCAGGATCTTTTTTCCCAACAGGATTTGTATCTTGTTCCTGATTTTGGCACATCTGATTCCAAGATGATAGAAGTGGCTGAAAAAAGTATGCTCTGGGTCAAAATTTCGGTTTCCGGCAGACAATGTCATGCTTCGAGACCTGATAAGGGCATTAACACCCTGGTGGCCAGTTCTGCCTTTATTGTTGCCCTTGATGAACTGCATAATTATTTTAGTGATTACAGTGAGCTTTTCAGTCCGCCTGCCTCAACTTTCTGTCCCACTAAGAAAGAATCCAATGTCCCCAATATTAACACTATTCCAGGTTATGATGTATTTTACATTGACTGCAGGATACTGCCCAATTATCAAATTGATGAAGTTTTGAATAAAATCAAAGAGATAGGTGCAAGAATTGAGTCTGATTACAAGGTTGGCATCACCTATGAGACTGTCTTGAAAGAACAGTCTGCTCCTTTTACCGATCCTTCCAGTGAGATCGTAACGGAACTGACCAGGGCCATTAAGAACGAGCTGGGAGTTGAAGCAGTGCCGCAGGGAGTAGGTGGTGGAACTGTGGCTGCTTTTCTCCGGCACAGAGGCTATAATGCTGTAGTCTGGTCCACCCTGCACGGAACCGCCCATCAGCCCAATGAATGTTCAAGCATTGTCAATACCATTAATGACGCCAGGGTGATGGCCCACCTGATTGCTCCCCGGTAATTTGTTCATGATCAAGTCATCTCCGCCCCAGGTCTTTGGCGTCATTGTAGTTGGTGCGGGCCATGCCGGCTGTGAAGCTGCTCATGCTGCTGCAGTCATGGGGCATAAAACCCTTCTTTTAACCATCAATATTGATCGCATAGGTCATCTTTCCTGTAATCCCGCCATTGGCGGCCTGGCCAAAGGGCATATGGTTCGTGAAATTGATGCTTTCGGCGGGGCCATGGGGATATGGGCTGATGCTGCAGGTATCCAGTTTCGTCGTCTTAATACCAGAAAGGGGCCTGCGGTCAGATCCACTCGAGCCCAGATAGATCGACAGAGATATCTTGGGGTTGTCCAAAAGACTCTGTTCGGTCTTGATAATCTATATATTCGTGAAGCCTCTGTAGAGACTGTTTTGACTCAGGGCGGCAGGGTGACAGGTATAAAGACCAGGATCGGGGAAACAATTTTTTGCAGAAAGCTTATCCTTACAACTGGAACATTTATTCGCGGACTTATCCATATCGGCATGGATAATTATGGTGGAGGGCGGCTTGGAGATCCACCCAGTATTGGACTGTCCGACTCTCTTGTTCAGATGGGAATTGATCTTGGTCGACTTAAAACCGGAACTGTTCCCAGACTTTTGAAGCAAAGCATAGATTACTCAGTCATGGAGACACAGCATGGAGATGATCCACCCCCCAGGTTCAGTTTTCAAGTTGAATCTCAGCTTCTTCCTCAACTGCCATGTCACATAACATACACCAATGAAAAAACTCATGAAGTAATAAGAGAGGGGTTTGAGCGTTCTCCCATGTTTCAGGGGGTAATTACTGGAACAGGAGCCAGGTACTGTCCTTCCATAGAGGACAAGGTGGCCAGGTTTCCAGAAAAGGATCGCCACCAGCTGTTTGTGGAGCCTGAAGGTCTGGACAGTTTTGAGGTATACCCCAACGGAATTCCCACCAGTTTGCCCCTTGATATTCAGAAAAGAATGCTTGCCACCATACCTGGTCTGGAAAAGGCAATTATTGTCAGACCGGGATATGCCATTGAATATGATTATATCTACCCCACACAGCTTAAGCCGACCCTTGAAACCAAGATGGTGGAAGGGCTTTACTCAGCAGGTCAGATTAATGGTACATCAGGGTATGAAGAGGCTGCAGCACAGGGGCTGTGGGCGGCAGTAAATGCTGTATTGAGTATAAGAGGTGAAGAAAATCTGATTCTGAGCAGAAGTGATGCATACATGGGCGTGCTGGTGGATGATCTGGTGACCAAGGGCACTATGGAGCCTTACAGAATGTTTACATCAAGGGCAGAGTACAGACTTTTGCTGCGTGAGGATAACGCAGACCAGAGACTGACCCCCATCGGTCGAAGAGTCGGCCTGGTTGGTGATGAGCAATGGGCTGTTTTTTCTGAAAAGCAGGACAAAAAAAGAGTGGTTCGTGATATACTGGATTCCACTGTCATCCGTCCTGACCAGCAGACCAGAAAGGTGCTGGAAAGCATCAATGCCTCCATTCCCGGTAAAGCGGTCAGACTGTCAGAAATATTAAGGCAGCCTCAGCTTGACATTAAGTCTCTCGGAGCCTTTAACTCGCAATTGCTTGATTATGCAGACGAAATCCTGGATCAGGTTCAGATCGAGGTTAAGTTTGACGGATACCTGCGCAGACAGGAAGAACTGGTCCGCAAATCAAGATATCTTGAGAATTACAAACTGGATTTTGATCTGGATTACAGTTCTATCCCGGGACTTTCCACTGAAGTTGTGGAAAAATTACATAAGATCAGGCCCCTGACTCTTGGACAGGCTGGAAGAATCTCCGGTGTAACTCCGGCTGCGCTGTCTTGTTTAGAAGTTTATATCAAGGCCAGAAATTATTGATTTTAGATTAAACCCCTTAAAGTTTAATGGTGCAGGCCGGTTATCAGGT
This window harbors:
- a CDS encoding methyl-accepting chemotaxis protein, coding for MKNIKLSVKLIGGFLAVAIITMIVGVVGWRGAINLDQQINEVGLVRLPSVESLLRIQEETQDIQVSIRTLLSPNLTTEDRRRQYSVIEEARSGLQEAWDIYEPLPQTRQEEALWNEFVPVFNRLRDANNQVVSMSRDVENSGILNPMLYMNNINQFTADHYGLLNRVRNLIDFGQTFEGGDDPTACNFGRWLDGFETENADLRDLIRRMVAPHNDFHGFVPRIRQLVADGAQDQAREILRTEMAPRADEVFSYFDQMLEIAEASEVLFQDMSRFALQNAYQASQEATELLDQIVELNSSLASEAVVEAERSADSIQLMVIIGMVVGTLIAIFIGIFLTLGITRPIFQGVEFAKAMADGDLSKKLDINQKDEVGQLAAALNEMVESLSSRFKDINSGVGTLASSSTELNSIADDMATRSDQTAGKSSTVATAAEEMSSNMSSVAAAMEQAATNVNTVATASEEMSATISEIAQNSEKAKEITSNAVTKAKESSERVDDLGRAASEISKVTETIMAISSQTNLLALNATIEAARAGEAGKGFAVVANEIKELAQQTAKATDEIKEKIDGIQEATGMTVTEIQEISQIINDIDSIIATIAAAVEEQSVTTRDIAENVGQAATGIQEVNENVAQSSTVAQEVAQDITEVSSNATEMSNSSAQVRQSSDELSRLAEKLKELMAKFRL
- a CDS encoding acetamidase/formamidase family protein, which translates into the protein MTQKLSSQHLFYAFSAKLEPAMRVDQGQEFTLETLDCFSGQIKNQDDLLDRLDWDNVNPATGPVYINGAKPGDILGIDILNITIGKDSRVVVAPGEGVPGSLISSMETVILQHKDNVLDFRGMAEIPVNPMVGVIGVAPREREIPNGTPEKHGGNMDCKVITKGCRVYFEVEVEGALMGCGDLHAAQGDGEIGVSGAETSGEVLLKTSVYPRLKGLPTPFLETQDMVATVYSAKTADEAVTGAVNNMVMFLTRFLQISENHAAMLMSMAGDLRFCQVVDPLKTVRFEFPKKVLPALDALHS
- a CDS encoding hemolysin family protein is translated as MIEEQETTGIAIEILVIILLVAINGVLAMSEIALVKSRKIRLKELLKKGKRGAKYALHLVRNPNRFLSTIQIGISLMGILSGVYGGAVIASQLEHLIKDIPYISDYSSTVSYVLVVATITYLLLVLGELIPKRIAMLNPEKISSVIAIPMVYLSKLAAPAVFILSISTNGLLRIFRIKRHEEEPPSEDEIKHMFRQGARSGTFEPDEVNMVERVLKLDDQTVGSLMTRLEDMVKLMDGESFDDIMNKVRVTGHTCYPVLKKGDEEILGTIHAKDLLSAGCGDRPSIKDFVKPAVYVQRGMNVLDMMDQFKKSREHMILVNDKDGHVVGLVTINDVLQAITGQLPSPKWPQEPWIIHRKDGSMLLDGRLGLDELKEVLDMSENAQEDPFNVREDYDTLAGLVMSMMSKVPISGDKFELGGYSFEVVDMDGLQVDKVLVKVLPDVEDSGQDRDVE
- a CDS encoding DMT family transporter — translated: MKKNYMPGTLKADMLLLLTALIWGVAFVAQRAGMEHMGPFIFNAVRFGLGALTLLPVIYFRKKKGIIDHALQDQGNGFLIKAGIVTGLLLFAGSSLQQVGIVYTTAGKAGFITGLYVVLVPILGLFWGQRPGLGVWAGAAMAVTGLYLLSVTDTLRIEQGDFLVLLCAVAFAFHVLAIGLFVSRVDCVKLAALQFLITAVLSLMTALVFEEIVLRSLWEGIIPILYGGVMSAGVAYTLQIVAQRQAPPGHAAILLSLESVFAVVAGWLILSEVLGSREIAGCMLMLGGMLAAQLYSFKSVE
- a CDS encoding M20 family metallo-hydrolase, with amino-acid sequence MSRISEYLKDQENVVIDLQKALVAIPALGPDNNGDGEKQKADFLIDYFKKMGINDIIEVNSPDSRVSGGYRPNVVVKIPGKNTSRTLWIISHTDIVPPGDLSLWESDPYELKVDGQLIYGRGVEDNHQGLVSSILTVRAFIELDITPEINLGLIMVADEETGNKHGLPHVLEQRQDLFSQQDLYLVPDFGTSDSKMIEVAEKSMLWVKISVSGRQCHASRPDKGINTLVASSAFIVALDELHNYFSDYSELFSPPASTFCPTKKESNVPNINTIPGYDVFYIDCRILPNYQIDEVLNKIKEIGARIESDYKVGITYETVLKEQSAPFTDPSSEIVTELTRAIKNELGVEAVPQGVGGGTVAAFLRHRGYNAVVWSTLHGTAHQPNECSSIVNTINDARVMAHLIAPR
- a CDS encoding PxxKW family cysteine-rich protein translates to MKCITIKKGVDCAFMSSNGCSYDGGECYPIVEKCEGCQRVREFEGKIYCNSYPDPAAKWDHGACNFATHIQATVDKSGQVKINPLKASKRAARGR
- a CDS encoding IscA/HesB family protein, with translation MFDLTDSAKGQLDKYFETQDKSPIRVYMAAGUGGPRLALALDEQKDNDNAFDVKGFQFLVDKNLMDTVAPIQVDLTEAGFVINSSLKIDPSGCSSCTSC
- a CDS encoding PilZ domain-containing protein, which produces MPIAGKDNRRHKRRSLYYYLQVLDQSSKAEIGRLVDIHVAGLLLISKTKYEQDIAFDLHIPIEEDAVSSTPRDLKLKATVCWSNQDINPAYYVTGMQFVDVTTEQEDIIEELIRTIGFKR
- a CDS encoding LL-diaminopimelate aminotransferase, giving the protein MIKINEHYLKLKSSYLFADIAKRIDRFQKDNPDKEIIKLGIGDVTLPLPLACLKAMHKAVDEMGVSESFKGYGPEQGYGFLREIIAQNDYQSRGARIDSDELFISDGAKCDTGNIQEIFDTNVVVAVPDPVYPVYVDTNVMAGRTGTFSNGRYQKLVYLESTRDNNFIPDLPQSPVDLIYLCYPNNPTGATITKDELAKWVAFAKDNKALILFDAAYEAFIRDPELPKSIYEIDGADEVAIEFRSFSKTAGFTGTRCAFTVVPKKCRGYNAQGQEVELHALWNRRQSTKFNGVSYPVQKAAEAVYSDEGQKQVRSSIDYYLTNAGIIKEKMQKLGFECTGGENSPYIWIDGKKDSWSFFDDLLNKAGIVCTPGDGFGLCGKGYIRISAFNSLENVEKAMERIEKAL